CAGGATACAACCCCCTTGCCCAGTGCTGGAAACATTTTCAAGGCTCCCAGTGCTGCAGTCTGCAGCCTGGACCCACTGGCCTGTGGCTGCTGTGAAATACGCAGGGAAGCTATTGGgtttcctgtccctgtccccggctcagagctctgcttcccatgtcagcctgtggctggcaggaaTGTGGGAAATAAGAAATCCCGACCCTGCTCCGTCTGATGTAGTGGACAGGGAGCGCTCACCTTCTTCCCATCCTGAAGCCTctgagctgggtgggggtgggattctgCCAGTCTGGCTCTCCCAGAGcttcacattttttttccctttcccctgaCTAGTGGGATTGTatctggggcagcaggtgctgagggagggactcttgttgtttcagatgccagtgaccttcgaggaggtggctgtgtatttcacccaggggcagggagctctgctggaccctgctcagagagccctctacagggacgtcatgcaggagaccTATGAgatggtgacctcgctgggtaagggctTCCCGTCCACTCTGTTATTAGAAGCCGTGGGACCTACGTATCTGAATGTGTTCAGGTTCTTCCCATGTCAGTTAGATCGGAGGTGAGTGGGTTCCATAATTCACAGCTGCCATGTGAGAGAGACTTGCATCTCCGTGCCCCCTACAGTGGAACATGGGTGTCAAAACCCAGTCGACAACCAAACCATCCTCACCTCTCCACCTTTCAAAGGGGCATAAATCCAGCATTGTCCTGTCTGTGTTGTTTCTTGGCTGCACACACAATCCCTGTTCACCTCCCTCGTTGGgactagctccagccctggggagcGCACAGATAGTGGGAACGCCTAGTGAGGGTGTAGTAATAATTCAACTCACCTCCCCAGACAATTTCCTCTGCGCAAGGGGGCCCAGTGACCATGTTCCCGTCCTCTTGGAATCCACGTTCCTCCAACAGAGCACAGGGACAGGTTCCACTCATGGAATGTCCTTAGTGACAAATACTCCACCAGTGCTCCATGCACCCTGATCTGGTCTGATTTCACTCCCTGCGCAGGAtttcccattcccaaacctgagcttaTCACCCGCCTGGAgcaaggggaagagccgtgggtgccCGATCTCCAGACCTGCGAGGAAAGAAGGCTTCCAAGATGCCCCCATACAGGTGAGGACTGACACAGAACCATctagggagggaaggaaaaagtTGAGAATCCCCAAATATGGTGTGAGTAAACACCTTCAGTTCTTCCTCGTTTCAGCCAGGACAGGGCTGTAGTCAGCAAATATTGCTCACGACTTTCCACCCATCCTCTTAGCTGCAGGAGTTTCCTTCCCATTTCTCCTTCACTTTgggtgggatgtggaggcagaatCCAATTGCTCAGTCTCTCTGTTGGGTTTTCCCTCAGAGCTATTCCTCTTTCTTCCCAGCGCaatgactcctgtctggattgtctctctcccagcaggtgctgagcgagggaatgagaatgaggaggaggagaatcatCAGGAAGTTCCTGGAGAAGTGCAACCACAGGTGACCTTTGTGGGAGGAGCTAAAGGGAAATGTTTCAGTCCAAAGTCAGCACAAAAGTCACTTAAGAAAAGCCACACAGAAGGAAGgccccataagtgcttggactgtgggaaaagtttcatgcaGAGGTCacaccttattaaacatcaggcattacacacaggagagagaccccacaagtgcttggactgtgggaaaagtttcaagcAAAGGTCCCACCTTGTTacacatcaggcaatccacacaggagagagaccgcacaagtgcttggactgtgggaaaagtttcatacaaaggtcagaccttgtttatcatcagtcagtccacacaggagagagaccccacaagtgttTGGACTGTGGGGAAAGTTTCATACGAAGGTCACACCTTGTTTGCCATCagtcagtccacacaggagagagaccccacaagtgcgtggactgtgagaaaagtttcataagaaggTCACACCTTGTTCGACAtaaggcaatccacacaggagagagaccccacaagtgcttggactgtgggaaaagtttcatacgaagGTCAGAATTAGTTTAtcatcaggcagtccacacaggagagagaccccataagtgcttggactgtgggaaaagtttcatacagaggtcagaccttgttaGACATGAAgtagtccacacaggagagagactccacaggtgcttggactgtgggaaaagtttcagacGGAGGTCAGCCCTGGTTATAcaccagaaaatccacacaggagagagaccccacaagtgcttggactgtgggaaaagtttcaagcAAAGGTCCCACCTTGTTacacatcaggcaatccacacaggagagagactccacaagtgcttggactgtggggaaagtttcataagaaggtcagaccttgtttgtcatcagtcagtccacacaggagagagaccccacaagtgcgtggattgtgggaaaagtttcataagaaggtcagaccttgtttgtcatcagtcagtccacacaggagagagaccccacaagtgcgtggattgtgggaaaagtttcataagaaggTCAGACCTTGTTCACCATCAGgcaattcacacaggagagagaccccacaagtgcgtggactgtgggaaaagtttcatacgaagatcagaccttgtttgtcatcagtcagtccacacaggagagagaccccacaagtgcttagactgtggggaaagtttcatacgaaggtcagaccttgtttgtcatcagtcagtccacacaggagagagacccaaCAAGTGCGTGGACTGTGAGAAAAGTTTTATAAGAAGGTCACACCTTGTTCGACATAaggcagtccacacaggagacagaccccacaagtgcttggactgtgggaaaagtttcctaagaaggtcacaccttgtttgtcatcagtcagtccacacaggagagagaccccacaagtgcttggactgtggggaaagtttcatacgaaggttagaccttgtttgtcatcagtcagtccacacaggagagagaccccacaagtgcgtgGACTGCGagaaaagtttcataagaaggtcacaccttgttcgacatcaggcagtccacacaggagagagacccccacAGGTGAATGCTCTGTAGGTAAACATTCAGACAGAGATCAGCCCTGGTTAAAcaccagaaaatccacacaggagagagaccgtgtaagtgcttggactgtgggaaaagtttcacatgGAGATCACACCTCATTcaacatgggagaatccacacaggatctaaACTTCTGTGACACATGACAAAAAGGGTTAAGCAGCTTCCATGTAATTGACTCAGATCAGGCCTTGTTACGCATCAGGGAAAACTAAATCCTCAGTACcacttccagggccggctccaggcaccagacgaGGAATCACGTGCCTAGGGCGGCactttttgcttggggtggcaaaaaagcttgAGCTGGCCCTGATCACTTCAAAGTAATCTTATTGAGAGCGGCAATACCCCATtacagatttcaaaaggtctcttacctgtTGATTGGCGCcttggggttcgaaggggaacagTCCGCAGTAGCTGCCGCTGGCTGAGCTGAGCGTTACCATCCGAGTCACGGCATCAATAATTGTGGAAGAAAACAGAGTTTTTACTTTTAGGTTGGTTGTAACAAATCAGAGACAGTTTATTCTTAAGCAATTGCAAGAGGGGAACTACACACCCGGGCAGGGAATCTCTCTTACTCCAGGTAGGGCTCCAAATATAAACAGTTGGAGCAAGACTTTCTACCTTTTTTTTAATCGACAATAATGATTATACATGAACAACCTTGCCACTTGCTGAAACCAGAAAACTGGATCTACAtaaaggtccatcagcgaaagaccgccctggctccacgctggaaaggcccttatcaagtcctgctgactaccaacaccgctgtaaAATGCCAAgaactgactgcctggacccatgcttctcactgcaaaaaggccTCTCCACCTCAAGAGGACTTTACGACTGATGATCAGCCTGTTTCTCCTTCTGGTGCTGCTGTTTCTTTTGGGCAGCAGAAAAAAAGGATAAGATAAaatgctagtaacctctcccttgtccactgacagaacTACCATGCATTTGGCTTGTGCTAAAAAACCTAAAGTATTACAGGGTgttgtgctagtaacctctcccctgcAAAATGCTAAACCACGACTGTGCCAAGAAAGAAGTAGGAACACTCGCTCTACTGAAACCACCAAATCCCAGGGATTGCTGACCACAAAGAACATTAAAAACTGGCactggtggggaaaaaaaccccaaaatattGTATACTAGCAAGAAGGAAATTATGGGGACGAGTCTTGGAAATGTGATATTCGTTGGACTTTGGGGTTTATTCCACGTGCTTTTGGACAAGTACCTTCAGCATGTATATCACTCCCCAGTTGGCTTTCAGATGATGAATACCAAAGGCATTTTGCTGCCACAAATGCTACTCCTACCatctcccccaccaccactaccTCCCCTGTAATATACCCAAATACACATATATTCTAATGAAATACAGTGGCCCAGGTCTTCATGTCTTAGTGATTTACTAAAATTTTGCTCAAAAAAATTGAttctttaaaattcaaaatcagtCATATAAGCAAACaagtaaaaaaacaaatgggTCAATAAAAATAGAAATCTAGACTATCACTACAAATAAGCCCCCAAAATCTAAAATTAATGGGTTCTATAGCAAGGTAAATATAATGGCCGTTCCCGAAATGTATAGCATGTGAAATGAAAAAGGCCCTGATTGTTACCTAGTCACCCAACTAGGGTAAATAATCAAACGTATACCCGAAAAGTCTGTTCTGTTACCGGAAATTTTACCTGTACTAAAATAATCCCAGTAACGAATAATTTAACCTGCACCATATTGCAATATATCCCTTCCCATGCTATTAATGCTAATGCCTTCCAAAAGTATTTAAAGTGTTTAGCCAATAAATGTGGCATGGTACttcacctaaaaaaaaaaaagagaaagctaAATTATGCTCGGGACTATAAAATGTACACTGCCCATC
The Mauremys reevesii isolate NIE-2019 linkage group 15, ASM1616193v1, whole genome shotgun sequence DNA segment above includes these coding regions:
- the LOC120383483 gene encoding zinc finger protein 436-like, translating into MQETYEMVTSLGFPIPKPELITRLEQGEEPWVPDLQTCEERRLPRCPHTAGAERGNENEEEENHQEVPGEVQPQVTFVGGAKGKCFSPKSAQKSLKKSHTEGRPHKCLDCGKSFMQRSHLIKHQALHTGERPHKCLDCGKSFKQRSHLVTHQAIHTGERLHKCLDCGESFIRRSDLVCHQSVHTGERPHKCVDCGKSFIRRSDLVCHQSVHTGERPHKCVDCGKSFIRRSDLVHHQAIHTGERPHKCVDCGKSFIRRSDLVCHQSVHTGERPHKCLDCGESFIRRSDLVCHQSVHTGERPNKCVDCEKSFIRRSHLVRHKAVHTGDRPHKCLDCGKSFLRRSHLVCHQSVHTGERPHNSMTQNLLMTMVLNITEAGKALW